A genomic region of Anas acuta chromosome 1, bAnaAcu1.1, whole genome shotgun sequence contains the following coding sequences:
- the IFFO1 gene encoding non-homologous end joining factor IFFO1 isoform X3, protein MNPLLGPNLFLLPQEQGGLPGPEPPPLPSPRPAEPFAAERGSPTPLLPPSSSSSSSSAAPFPPPPAAMALRNDLGSNISVLKTLNLRFRCFLAKVHELERRNRQLEKQLQQALDEGGRPRGPPRRDQAVQTGLVGPIRPLGLGLGLGGTRPAALCGPARPLGSPGCHPGAPAQAPPPLAASSRFMPGTIWSFSQARRLGPGPETTLVQGPGVSWIHPDGVGVQIDTITPEIRALYNVLAKVKRERDEYKRRWEEEYTVRVQLQDRVAELQEEAQEAEACQEELAMKVEQLKAELVVFKGLMSNNITELDTKIQEKAMKVDMDICRRIDITAKLCDVAQQRNCEDMIKMFQVPASVGRKRERKQVSDEDTSLSESDASRKPDEEEEDETTAMSINEEMQRMLNQLREYDFEDDCDSLTWEETEETLLLWEDFSGYAIAAAEVQGEQQDDSLEKVIKDTESLFKSREKEYQETIDQIELELATAKNDMNRHLHEYMEMCSMKRGLDVQMETCRRLITQSGDRKSPAFTPASTSESAPNEESEESDRDPPSDASIR, encoded by the exons ATGAACCCGCTGCTCGGCCCCAACCTCTTCCTGCtgccgcaggagcagggggggctgcccggccccgagccgccgccgctgccctccccgcgccccgccgAGCCCTTCGCGGCGGAGCGGGGCTCCCCGACCCCCCTCCtgccgccttcctcctcctcctcctcctcctccgccgccccgttccccccgccgcccgccgccatggCCCTCCGCAACGACCTGGGCTCCAACATCAGCGTGCTGAAGACCCTCAACCTGCGGTTCCGCTGCTTTTTGGCCAAGGTCCACGAGCTGGAGCGGCGCAACCGGcagctggagaagcagctgcagcaggcgcTGGATGAAGGCGGCCGCCCCCGAGGCCCCCCTCGCCGCGACCAGGCGGTGCAGACCGGCTTAGTGGGGCCCATCCGGCCgctggggttagggttagggctggggggcacccgGCCCGCCGCCCTCTGCGGCCCCGCACGGCCGCTGGGCTCCCCCGGCTGCCACCCCGGAGCCCCCGCCCAGGCGCCGCCGCCCTTGGCCGCCTCGTCCCGCTTCATGCCCGGCACCATCTGGTCCTTCTCGCAGGCTCGGAGGTTGGGGCCGGGGCCGGAGACCACCTTGGTGCAGGGTCCCGGGGTCTCCTGGATCCACCCGGACGGGGTGGGCGTGCAGATCGACACCATCACGCCCGAGATCCGGGCCCTCTACAACGTGCTGGCCAAGGTGAAGAGGGAGCGCGACGAGTACAAGCGCAG ATGGGAAGAGGAGTACACGGTGCGCGTCCAGCTTCAGGACCGAGTcgctgagctgcaggag GAAGCCCAAGAGGCTGAAGCGTGCCAAGAAGAACTGGCCATGAAGGTGGAGCAGCTCAAGGCTGAGCTTGTTGTCTTCAAGGGACTGATGAGCAAT AACATCACAGAGCTGGACACGAAGATCCAGGAGAAGGCCATGAAGGTGGACATGGACATCTGCCGGCGCATCGACATCACTGCCAAGCTGTGCGACGTGGCGCAGCAGCGGAACTGCGAGGACATGATCAAGATGTTTCAG GTCCCAGCCTCGGTGGGGCGGAAGCGGGAGCGCAAGCAGGTGAGCGATGAAGACACGTCGCTGTCAGAGAGCGATGCCTCCAGGAAGCCTgacgaggaagaggaggatgagaCCACGGCCATGAGTATCAATGAGGAAATGCAGAGGATGCTGAACCAGCT GAGGGAATACGACTTTGAAGATGACTGTGACAGCCTCACGTGGGAGGAGACGGAAGAGAcgctgctgctctgggaggaCTTCTCCGGATACGccattgctgctgcagaggtgcAGGGGGAG CAACAGGATGACAGCCTGGAGAAGGTGATCAAGGACACAGAGTCGTTGTTCAAGAGCCGTGAGAAGGAGTACCAGGAAACCATCGACCAAATAGAG CTGGAGCTGGCCACAGCCAAAAACGACATGAACCGGCACCTGCACGAATACATGGAGATGTGCAGCATGAAGAGAGGTCTGGACGTGCAGATGGAGACTTGCCGGCGGCTCATCACCCAGTCTGGGGACAG AAAGTCTCCTGCCTTCACCCCGGCCTCCACCAGCGAGTCGGCGCCCAACGAGGAGAGCGAGGAGTCCGACCGGGATCCCCCCAGCGACGCTTCCATCAGATAA
- the IFFO1 gene encoding non-homologous end joining factor IFFO1 isoform X1: protein MNPLLGPNLFLLPQEQGGLPGPEPPPLPSPRPAEPFAAERGSPTPLLPPSSSSSSSSAAPFPPPPAAMALRNDLGSNISVLKTLNLRFRCFLAKVHELERRNRQLEKQLQQALDEGGRPRGPPRRDQAVQTGLVGPIRPLGLGLGLGGTRPAALCGPARPLGSPGCHPGAPAQAPPPLAASSRFMPGTIWSFSQARRLGPGPETTLVQGPGVSWIHPDGVGVQIDTITPEIRALYNVLAKVKRERDEYKRRWEEEYTVRVQLQDRVAELQEEAQEAEACQEELAMKVEQLKAELVVFKGLMSNNITELDTKIQEKAMKVDMDICRRIDITAKLCDVAQQRNCEDMIKMFQSLHLSPVKVPASVGRKRERKQVSDEDTSLSESDASRKPDEEEEDETTAMSINEEMQRMLNQLREYDFEDDCDSLTWEETEETLLLWEDFSGYAIAAAEVQGEQQDDSLEKVIKDTESLFKSREKEYQETIDQIELELATAKNDMNRHLHEYMEMCSMKRGLDVQMETCRRLITQSGDRKSPAFTPASTSESAPNEESEESDRDPPSDASIR, encoded by the exons ATGAACCCGCTGCTCGGCCCCAACCTCTTCCTGCtgccgcaggagcagggggggctgcccggccccgagccgccgccgctgccctccccgcgccccgccgAGCCCTTCGCGGCGGAGCGGGGCTCCCCGACCCCCCTCCtgccgccttcctcctcctcctcctcctcctccgccgccccgttccccccgccgcccgccgccatggCCCTCCGCAACGACCTGGGCTCCAACATCAGCGTGCTGAAGACCCTCAACCTGCGGTTCCGCTGCTTTTTGGCCAAGGTCCACGAGCTGGAGCGGCGCAACCGGcagctggagaagcagctgcagcaggcgcTGGATGAAGGCGGCCGCCCCCGAGGCCCCCCTCGCCGCGACCAGGCGGTGCAGACCGGCTTAGTGGGGCCCATCCGGCCgctggggttagggttagggctggggggcacccgGCCCGCCGCCCTCTGCGGCCCCGCACGGCCGCTGGGCTCCCCCGGCTGCCACCCCGGAGCCCCCGCCCAGGCGCCGCCGCCCTTGGCCGCCTCGTCCCGCTTCATGCCCGGCACCATCTGGTCCTTCTCGCAGGCTCGGAGGTTGGGGCCGGGGCCGGAGACCACCTTGGTGCAGGGTCCCGGGGTCTCCTGGATCCACCCGGACGGGGTGGGCGTGCAGATCGACACCATCACGCCCGAGATCCGGGCCCTCTACAACGTGCTGGCCAAGGTGAAGAGGGAGCGCGACGAGTACAAGCGCAG ATGGGAAGAGGAGTACACGGTGCGCGTCCAGCTTCAGGACCGAGTcgctgagctgcaggag GAAGCCCAAGAGGCTGAAGCGTGCCAAGAAGAACTGGCCATGAAGGTGGAGCAGCTCAAGGCTGAGCTTGTTGTCTTCAAGGGACTGATGAGCAAT AACATCACAGAGCTGGACACGAAGATCCAGGAGAAGGCCATGAAGGTGGACATGGACATCTGCCGGCGCATCGACATCACTGCCAAGCTGTGCGACGTGGCGCAGCAGCGGAACTGCGAGGACATGATCAAGATGTTTCAG TCTCTGCACTTGTCTCCCGTTAAGGTCCCAGCCTCGGTGGGGCGGAAGCGGGAGCGCAAGCAGGTGAGCGATGAAGACACGTCGCTGTCAGAGAGCGATGCCTCCAGGAAGCCTgacgaggaagaggaggatgagaCCACGGCCATGAGTATCAATGAGGAAATGCAGAGGATGCTGAACCAGCT GAGGGAATACGACTTTGAAGATGACTGTGACAGCCTCACGTGGGAGGAGACGGAAGAGAcgctgctgctctgggaggaCTTCTCCGGATACGccattgctgctgcagaggtgcAGGGGGAG CAACAGGATGACAGCCTGGAGAAGGTGATCAAGGACACAGAGTCGTTGTTCAAGAGCCGTGAGAAGGAGTACCAGGAAACCATCGACCAAATAGAG CTGGAGCTGGCCACAGCCAAAAACGACATGAACCGGCACCTGCACGAATACATGGAGATGTGCAGCATGAAGAGAGGTCTGGACGTGCAGATGGAGACTTGCCGGCGGCTCATCACCCAGTCTGGGGACAG AAAGTCTCCTGCCTTCACCCCGGCCTCCACCAGCGAGTCGGCGCCCAACGAGGAGAGCGAGGAGTCCGACCGGGATCCCCCCAGCGACGCTTCCATCAGATAA
- the IFFO1 gene encoding non-homologous end joining factor IFFO1 isoform X2: MNPLLGPNLFLLPQEQGGLPGPEPPPLPSPRPAEPFAAERGSPTPLLPPSSSSSSSSAAPFPPPPAAMALRNDLGSNISVLKTLNLRFRCFLAKVHELERRNRQLEKQLQQALDEGGRPRGPPRRDQAVQTGLVGPIRPLGLGLGLGGTRPAALCGPARPLGSPGCHPGAPAQAPPPLAASSRFMPGTIWSFSQARRLGPGPETTLVQGPGVSWIHPDGVGVQIDTITPEIRALYNVLAKVKRERDEYKRRWEEEYTVRVQLQDRVAELQEEAQEAEACQEELAMKVEQLKAELVVFKGLMSNNITELDTKIQEKAMKVDMDICRRIDITAKLCDVAQQRNCEDMIKMFQSLHLSPVKVPASVGRKRERKQVSDEDTSLSESDASRKPDEEEEDETTAMSINEEMQRMLNQLREYDFEDDCDSLTWEETEETLLLWEDFSGYAIAAAEQQDDSLEKVIKDTESLFKSREKEYQETIDQIELELATAKNDMNRHLHEYMEMCSMKRGLDVQMETCRRLITQSGDRKSPAFTPASTSESAPNEESEESDRDPPSDASIR, translated from the exons ATGAACCCGCTGCTCGGCCCCAACCTCTTCCTGCtgccgcaggagcagggggggctgcccggccccgagccgccgccgctgccctccccgcgccccgccgAGCCCTTCGCGGCGGAGCGGGGCTCCCCGACCCCCCTCCtgccgccttcctcctcctcctcctcctcctccgccgccccgttccccccgccgcccgccgccatggCCCTCCGCAACGACCTGGGCTCCAACATCAGCGTGCTGAAGACCCTCAACCTGCGGTTCCGCTGCTTTTTGGCCAAGGTCCACGAGCTGGAGCGGCGCAACCGGcagctggagaagcagctgcagcaggcgcTGGATGAAGGCGGCCGCCCCCGAGGCCCCCCTCGCCGCGACCAGGCGGTGCAGACCGGCTTAGTGGGGCCCATCCGGCCgctggggttagggttagggctggggggcacccgGCCCGCCGCCCTCTGCGGCCCCGCACGGCCGCTGGGCTCCCCCGGCTGCCACCCCGGAGCCCCCGCCCAGGCGCCGCCGCCCTTGGCCGCCTCGTCCCGCTTCATGCCCGGCACCATCTGGTCCTTCTCGCAGGCTCGGAGGTTGGGGCCGGGGCCGGAGACCACCTTGGTGCAGGGTCCCGGGGTCTCCTGGATCCACCCGGACGGGGTGGGCGTGCAGATCGACACCATCACGCCCGAGATCCGGGCCCTCTACAACGTGCTGGCCAAGGTGAAGAGGGAGCGCGACGAGTACAAGCGCAG ATGGGAAGAGGAGTACACGGTGCGCGTCCAGCTTCAGGACCGAGTcgctgagctgcaggag GAAGCCCAAGAGGCTGAAGCGTGCCAAGAAGAACTGGCCATGAAGGTGGAGCAGCTCAAGGCTGAGCTTGTTGTCTTCAAGGGACTGATGAGCAAT AACATCACAGAGCTGGACACGAAGATCCAGGAGAAGGCCATGAAGGTGGACATGGACATCTGCCGGCGCATCGACATCACTGCCAAGCTGTGCGACGTGGCGCAGCAGCGGAACTGCGAGGACATGATCAAGATGTTTCAG TCTCTGCACTTGTCTCCCGTTAAGGTCCCAGCCTCGGTGGGGCGGAAGCGGGAGCGCAAGCAGGTGAGCGATGAAGACACGTCGCTGTCAGAGAGCGATGCCTCCAGGAAGCCTgacgaggaagaggaggatgagaCCACGGCCATGAGTATCAATGAGGAAATGCAGAGGATGCTGAACCAGCT GAGGGAATACGACTTTGAAGATGACTGTGACAGCCTCACGTGGGAGGAGACGGAAGAGAcgctgctgctctgggaggaCTTCTCCGGATACGccattgctgctgcagag CAACAGGATGACAGCCTGGAGAAGGTGATCAAGGACACAGAGTCGTTGTTCAAGAGCCGTGAGAAGGAGTACCAGGAAACCATCGACCAAATAGAG CTGGAGCTGGCCACAGCCAAAAACGACATGAACCGGCACCTGCACGAATACATGGAGATGTGCAGCATGAAGAGAGGTCTGGACGTGCAGATGGAGACTTGCCGGCGGCTCATCACCCAGTCTGGGGACAG AAAGTCTCCTGCCTTCACCCCGGCCTCCACCAGCGAGTCGGCGCCCAACGAGGAGAGCGAGGAGTCCGACCGGGATCCCCCCAGCGACGCTTCCATCAGATAA
- the IFFO1 gene encoding non-homologous end joining factor IFFO1 isoform X4, which yields MNPLLGPNLFLLPQEQGGLPGPEPPPLPSPRPAEPFAAERGSPTPLLPPSSSSSSSSAAPFPPPPAAMALRNDLGSNISVLKTLNLRFRCFLAKVHELERRNRQLEKQLQQALDEGGRPRGPPRRDQAVQTGLVGPIRPLGLGLGLGGTRPAALCGPARPLGSPGCHPGAPAQAPPPLAASSRFMPGTIWSFSQARRLGPGPETTLVQGPGVSWIHPDGVGVQIDTITPEIRALYNVLAKVKRERDEYKRRWEEEYTVRVQLQDRVAELQEEAQEAEACQEELAMKVEQLKAELVVFKGLMSNNITELDTKIQEKAMKVDMDICRRIDITAKLCDVAQQRNCEDMIKMFQKQLVSFIQLRDCTNYKLSIRLDCKYGHSLHLSPVKVPASVGRKRERKQVSDEDTSLSESDASRKPDEEEEDETTAMSINEEMQRMLNQLREYDFEDDCDSLTWEETEETLLLWEDFSGYAIAAAEVQGEQQDDSLEKVIKDTESLFKSREKEYQETIDQIELELATAKNDMNRHLHEYMEMCSMKRGLDVQMETCRRLITQSGDRKSPAFTPASTSESAPNEESEESDRDPPSDASIR from the exons ATGAACCCGCTGCTCGGCCCCAACCTCTTCCTGCtgccgcaggagcagggggggctgcccggccccgagccgccgccgctgccctccccgcgccccgccgAGCCCTTCGCGGCGGAGCGGGGCTCCCCGACCCCCCTCCtgccgccttcctcctcctcctcctcctcctccgccgccccgttccccccgccgcccgccgccatggCCCTCCGCAACGACCTGGGCTCCAACATCAGCGTGCTGAAGACCCTCAACCTGCGGTTCCGCTGCTTTTTGGCCAAGGTCCACGAGCTGGAGCGGCGCAACCGGcagctggagaagcagctgcagcaggcgcTGGATGAAGGCGGCCGCCCCCGAGGCCCCCCTCGCCGCGACCAGGCGGTGCAGACCGGCTTAGTGGGGCCCATCCGGCCgctggggttagggttagggctggggggcacccgGCCCGCCGCCCTCTGCGGCCCCGCACGGCCGCTGGGCTCCCCCGGCTGCCACCCCGGAGCCCCCGCCCAGGCGCCGCCGCCCTTGGCCGCCTCGTCCCGCTTCATGCCCGGCACCATCTGGTCCTTCTCGCAGGCTCGGAGGTTGGGGCCGGGGCCGGAGACCACCTTGGTGCAGGGTCCCGGGGTCTCCTGGATCCACCCGGACGGGGTGGGCGTGCAGATCGACACCATCACGCCCGAGATCCGGGCCCTCTACAACGTGCTGGCCAAGGTGAAGAGGGAGCGCGACGAGTACAAGCGCAG ATGGGAAGAGGAGTACACGGTGCGCGTCCAGCTTCAGGACCGAGTcgctgagctgcaggag GAAGCCCAAGAGGCTGAAGCGTGCCAAGAAGAACTGGCCATGAAGGTGGAGCAGCTCAAGGCTGAGCTTGTTGTCTTCAAGGGACTGATGAGCAAT AACATCACAGAGCTGGACACGAAGATCCAGGAGAAGGCCATGAAGGTGGACATGGACATCTGCCGGCGCATCGACATCACTGCCAAGCTGTGCGACGTGGCGCAGCAGCGGAACTGCGAGGACATGATCAAGATGTTTCAG aagcAACTGGTTAGTTTCATTCAGTTGAGAGATTGTACAAATTATAAGCTTTCTATAAGGTTGGACTGTAAATACGGacat TCTCTGCACTTGTCTCCCGTTAAGGTCCCAGCCTCGGTGGGGCGGAAGCGGGAGCGCAAGCAGGTGAGCGATGAAGACACGTCGCTGTCAGAGAGCGATGCCTCCAGGAAGCCTgacgaggaagaggaggatgagaCCACGGCCATGAGTATCAATGAGGAAATGCAGAGGATGCTGAACCAGCT GAGGGAATACGACTTTGAAGATGACTGTGACAGCCTCACGTGGGAGGAGACGGAAGAGAcgctgctgctctgggaggaCTTCTCCGGATACGccattgctgctgcagaggtgcAGGGGGAG CAACAGGATGACAGCCTGGAGAAGGTGATCAAGGACACAGAGTCGTTGTTCAAGAGCCGTGAGAAGGAGTACCAGGAAACCATCGACCAAATAGAG CTGGAGCTGGCCACAGCCAAAAACGACATGAACCGGCACCTGCACGAATACATGGAGATGTGCAGCATGAAGAGAGGTCTGGACGTGCAGATGGAGACTTGCCGGCGGCTCATCACCCAGTCTGGGGACAG AAAGTCTCCTGCCTTCACCCCGGCCTCCACCAGCGAGTCGGCGCCCAACGAGGAGAGCGAGGAGTCCGACCGGGATCCCCCCAGCGACGCTTCCATCAGATAA